In Macadamia integrifolia cultivar HAES 741 unplaced genomic scaffold, SCU_Mint_v3 scaffold1525, whole genome shotgun sequence, the sequence CACTTTGTACTTATTGTTTTGGTGTCCTAAGAACTCAGCATATAGCTATGAACAATAGTTACATTCTAAAATTGATTGTTGAAATTCCTCAAATCTATTTCATGGCCGTTAACTCggaaagaaatttaaaaatgtGAAGACATTAAGGATGCTACTGTGGATAGTTTTTCAAACGGAGAGCAGCTGAgattaaattcaaatttgttctTGTTGCAGTTAAGAATTtacatgtgtatatatatacatgtatttTTTCTTGTCAGCTATTTCATTTAACATAACAGTGACCCACCCTACTGTGGATTTaatgaactttatttttttatcaatgcAGATAATTTTAACTCATGAACATGCTGATGCAGTTCTTGGCCTGGATGATATACGTGCAGTACAACCTTTTAGTCCGACAAATGATATTGATCCAACTCCAATTTACCTTACTCAGTTTTCCATGGACAGGTATCTGATGACCTACATGTATATAGATAtcattttttcacatttttgcATTCTCAAGTATctagatcatagttgtcaaggcgatcCAAGGAAGTGCAGGCACCTGCCTACGCGTGcagagaagaaaggggagaaaaaacAGAAGCAGCAACACGAAATACGAAAAGAGGaatagaaacagaagaagaagaacttacagGTGGCTGTAGCCGGAGTCATGAAGAGTTGTAGAAGGGCGGAGCGGATTTGATTGTTTCACTTTTAATTAagccctctcttcttcccttttttgccctttttttccCACATGCATGAATTCATACATTTCATTCTACCAAAACACAGTACCCAAGCCAAAATAGCAGTTAGAAAAAGAATCAACTTTAtatataaccttaaaaaattacaaaaagtaGACCCACACAATGCATCTACCCCGGACACATGGTGGGTGAACGGCATCCAAAGTGACACCTACGCAACGCCTAGGTGAAAAAAGGCAGGCACCTTTCGTGTGCACTGAAAGGCGAAATCCCAGCTAGGGTACCCAGAAGCACCTTGTCAACTATGATCTGGATTTCAAGACTTTAGCAAAAGTATCTGCATTAATTAAGAGCACATAAAGTTAATATTCTTGTGTCCAATTTGGGATAACCATATCATGCTTTGCATTCTCTTAGTTAATTCCTTCTAATTGGTTCATAGAGATGAATAAGCTATTAAACCTGTGAGGGAACCAAGCTTCCATCTTGTCAACCACCAGTTCTGTTTCAACTCTCAGGCACTGGTCTAACTACCTGATTTGAGGTGGTTCATCGTGCTTTAGTCCCTTTTCCCTATTCTTAACTGCAGCTTTTTCTTCAGGAAATAACCCCACTGCATCGCATATTTCGGCTACTTACCTTGATCTAATAGCCAAACCCAGTATTCTTGGTTCCCTATGTCCTCACCCCAAATATCTTCTCATACTCTTGGTTCCCTATGACCTCATCCCAAAATCCGTCTCACATGTACTATGCACATTCATCTTATTGTCCCTATTCTATGGACAGATCCAACTAACTGCACAAGGCTCTCActattgcagggtctgggaggggcaaatgcacgcagccttaccccctcctttgcaggagaggctgtttccaaattttgaacttgtgaccaaAATGTTGCACTAGTGCACCTTAATCATTGCGCCACAGGCTCACCCACTCCTACTGAGATTTCTTTGTCTACCAATGTTTGGCACCCATATCCAGACAACTAGTAATGTACCCTCATGCTGGTTTTTCAGTGGGTTCTGCCCCTATGGATGAAATGAAGAAGCGGAGGCGAGATGTTGAGTTCTAATTGAGATACTTTTTATTGGGTGGGAGGGGGTGTGTGTCACACTACtgagatacttttttttttttaaatggctTGGAGGAGGGTGGAAAGGGCATTTAGAGTCTTGTCCGAAAAATGGACACTTAATCCTTAGTGGGGGGTGGGAGGGCTGATGAgcataattgtaattattcCACACTTATCTAGACAGGATACACTTATCCTTCAACAGGTTTTCCTTTCCCCATAAAATAAATAGGTAATTCTTTAAGAAAATATACAGGGGAGGGCAGCAATTCCTCACTACAGAAAATGGTACTTGGGTAATTTAACTGGTCAAGGGAAATATTGTGTGATCCCCTCTGTTGACTAGTTTTAATATATTAATCTTTTAcactaatattaaaaaacaaaaaaaaattccacacaCTATGTCGTCTTATACATTTGTTAGACTGGTTGAATTCACCCCCAGTAGTAATTCGGTAACCTTAAAATGATTTTCCATACTTAATGAAAGAGATTTTGCAGATGCTCAATAATATGAGTTTTCAGTTGGGTTGGTCAGTCCAATGCACCCAACAGGACACTGAAATGAACTGTGATTTTTCCAGCCCAATTTCAGCACCATTATGTCCAGCCCATCCAACCCAGAATTGAGGTGGTTCAGTTAGTCTCCATGTTGAACCTAGGCTTGGTTGCATCCCTACTTGCTAATTGGTTTGAGTTCCAGTCATATCTAGATGACTCTGATAGATTGTTAATATGCTGTTGACGTTCTAGTGGCTTGGAAAATAACAGTACCCTATATTTGACCATTTCAATCTTCAGGTTTGCTTCCTTGATttaattaggattttttttttcaatttatctTCATGCTCTCAATGATTCTTTTATCCCTATGCTAGTAAAATGGGAAGAGGTGATGCTGTAAGTTTTGACGTGATTTTTATGTATCCTCTAATTTGACATTGTTTGTTATGTCGAAACAGCATTGCAGTAAAATTCCCGTACTTAGTCCAGAAAAAACTTAAAGAAGGCCAAGAAATTAGGAGGGTTACGCAGCTTGACTGGAAAATAATTGAGGGTGACTGTGACAAGCCATTTGTCGCCTCAGGCCTACAGTTTGTTCCTTTGCCAGTTACTTGCTccaattcctctctctctctttggatGTTTAATAGTTGATTTCTCCATGCTTTGTTGTCTAACTGATTGTTTTGATTGCAGGTGATGCACGGGGAGGACTATGTTTCATTGGGCTTtctttttggcaaaaaatataGAGTAGCATATGTATCTGATGTTTCACGTTTTCCTCCAAGTACTGAATATGGTATGTGCTTTAGATTCTCTGGCTTTACTTGTCTCTAGTACTCCATGCTTATCTTGATTCTCCACATGCATGTGATAGATAGGTCAAAAGGATAATCAACCAATAGCAAATCGGTTTGCATGATGTGGAAATATGGAGCTAGGTGTTGTATCCAGAGGGTTGATGAGGAAAGTTTTCTATGTACATTATTAACTTAATATGATCATCACTTCCAGAGTATTCATACTCTTAGAAGTTTACTagcagttaaaaaaaaaattccatatgaTGATCTTCCAATCAATTGATTTTGGCTTAAATCTTCTAGGCAAATGGACTTGTATGATCTCTTATATTATAActgttattatattatttttgctATATAGCAGTTTTATTGTTAGTTGTATCTAATCCTCTAAAGTTGTGAAGTCTTCGGGATATCAATAAGTTCTTGGGGATGTCAATAGATTAGTTTCATTGTTAGTTTTGAAAGACCTTGAAATGTAAGGTTCAACAAATATCTTGAAAGGAACACAATGTAAGTCTTTGGAAATCTAATGGCCATTAAGTCTAGGAGAAAGTCTCAATGAAAGTCTTAAAACTGTCATAGCCACTCTATAAAAGGACTGCAtgtaaacatttaaaaaaatgttaacAGTTTGAATGAAAATTTGGTTTTTACCATTCTTCTGTGAGAGAGAGACTGCAGTGAGATGCTAGGGTGGTTAGTGAGATTCTAGCCTAGGCTTGGGGTGAGACTCTCCAAGTCATTTCTTCTATGAGTTCTATCTCACTTACTTCTTTCTTTGTTGTTAAATTTGGCCAATTCTAGTTTTGCTCTCATCTCCCTATGATCTTGTCTGTTGAGGATTCTGATTTTGTTGCACAGACTGAACCAGGATTCCATTATATATAAGCCGTGAATTAGTTCAGAAACATATCTTTTAACATGAAAAATTAGTAGTATGGGTGAATGAATTGTGTCTGTTTAGGCATGTTATATAGGCATGTAGAGCTTGAAGTGATGTTTCCCTGTTACATAACAAATATATCTCTTATTCACAATGTTTCTTGAGACAATTTTGGTTCTGCAGTTATTTCAAAGTCTGGAGCTGGACAGCTGGATCTTCTTATCCTGGATACTCTATACAAGGTCAGTTTTATGTTATAATGTGTTTCTTAAGGATTGCAATTGTTTGTTATTCAATATTAGAAGTTACAGATTACAACCCTAGGCCTATGTCAGCACCACATATAGTTCCGGGGAGGATCAAAACCATTAGAAGATTGATGTTGCCCCTGGGAACTGACCAAAGGGTTCCTACAACTCTATCAAAAATGGCCACCATGTCATAGTATGCCTAAAACCTTCCAatacatttgttggaggtttCCTTTAATTACATTTTTGGAGTTATTAGTTATCCCGTTCTGGTGAATCTCTGATTAAATATCCAGTATCTCAATCTTGATTACTTTCATTACTGATCCCTTTCTGACCCAAGTCGCTTGAGGTCCTACATACTATATAGGAATCAATTTCAGCTTTCTTGATAAACTGTTTTCTTGTGTTCTGCCCGTTAATTATGTTCTCATgctaattttccttttcatttggAATGTGCAGAaaggatcacacaacactcacttgtgcttgcctcagGTTGGATACACCAAACTTTGTTTGAATACCTATGACTTTTTATaaagtttttttgttcttgtttggAAGGTTTTCTGCAAAATTTCTGTTCGTTTTGCAACTCTAAGAGTGAGAAGTTCTCCTTTCAGACTCTTGATGCTGTAAAGAGGATATGCCCAAAGCGGGCTCTATTCATTGGAATGACCCATGAATTTGATCACCAAAAAGACAATGAAGCCCTTATGGAATGGTCTAGAAGGTATGGAAATTAAAGCTCCTTCAATTCGATGATCAAAAGCTCTTTGATTGACTTTGAATGAAGTTACTATACGGAGATGGTCAAACTGGGAAAGGCAGTTACCTGGCCTCAATTCGTTCTTCTAAATACAATCCATTTCAAAGCCTGTATGACTTGGTTGATCTGATTTTGTTCAGATTGGTCAGGTCTCTATAACAGAAAagaagggggggaaaaaaattgaaatgcaaaatgaaaatgccGTTGCTGTTAGAGTGCACTGCAGTTAACAGCCATTGCATTCAGAGGGTTGAACACGATAGAGGTAAAGAAAATTTCTTAGAATAGTGTTAAAGATTGTGTCTTAAAACAATAgtttttagatttgaataaGCGTCTATAATGTTATTTTACTTAGTTCTCTAGGTAATCACCCTAGGGTGGAATACCTTTGGTCACTTTTATCTTATATATGGGAGCTTAGTCAGTGCTCAATTTGTGGGCGATGGCATAATCAACAGGTAAATTTAGGTTAAGGTTTGGAGGGCTCGAGCATATGGCTTCAGATTTGACAGACGGTTCaaaaatacaagggaaaaaatCTACCATGTGGTGAGTTGAGATTGTCCGTGAAACTTGAGATGCATAAAATTCTGTGGAAGTTCTGCCTATTACCAAGATTGGACAAATCAGCCAGCACATGGCATGAACTGAATTCTCTCTCTTGGGTTGCTCACCTGGAAACCTTTTGTTTCCCTATACTTCTGGTCATATATAATGGTCGAGTTTACTTTAACAGAAAATATGGCCTTATGCAGACTTCAAAGGTGGAATTGGATTCATTTGGCTAGCCccaaaatgggggggggggggggactatgTTGGTTATGGACTTATAGTTGGTTAAATACATGGATGCATTATATAAAGTTGCTTGCTTCTTTGGATCTGAAATACTATCAAGTTCTGGCTTAGTTCCCTTCTTGGTTCAACCTGAGTTAGACTATTGTTCCATCTTAGAGCACATCGTACGTACTGACTACTGAGCTTGACTTGGCTCGAAGTGCAAATGAAGCTGGATTTTTCTATCTAGCCAGCTCATTATTGGGTTGGAGAATCTAAACCCAAATATGAggcttattttttattattgatcTAAGCTGGCTATCAATGCTGAGagctgattttctttttttctatctgCATTTAGGGAAGGAATCCCTGTTCAGCTAGCTCGAGATGGTCTGAGGATCCCGATAGAACTGTAATGAAGTAAGTGTCTCACACTCCAAACTATCATGTTATCTTGCTCCTAACTAaagcatttattttttttagaggaGTAGAATTTCAATTGAAAGaacttaatttaaaaaatgttCATGTAATTATAAATTCATAATATTCACATTTAAGAGCCTATGTAGAATGATGGGATTGACCTTATTTCATGTCAGGATATTATTTTACCATGCTATTGATAATTTTTGTAATAATGATGATATTTTATTGCCTTTTCTGGTATTAATATTGGGTTCCAGTTCTGTGGGCAGGCCAACCAGTAAAGCTTGGCTGGGTGGATCTAAGTCCCATGTGGCAGTCTAGTTGGTGACTTGGTGCTCGAAGTGAGCACACACATGGTACAACTGTATTCATTTTGGTTAGTTTCAGCCCAAACGGAGTTGACCATGGCACATGATAAAATAAAGATGTGGGAAATTATTGAAAAGCCAATGTTTTGATCTATATATCTACTGTTTGGAATGCTTGAGGATGCTGTCCATTTGGGGCTGAAACAGATCCAACAGGCCAGTTAAGCTATTAAGACACCCACAAGACATTTACCTTTTTATCCTATTACATTACTAaaaccatttatttatttattttattcttattgaATTTTCATCATTATTATATGGACAAAAGATTCCACCACACCCATGCTAGGAACACTTTGCATCACATTCCATTTTTAAGCCATTTGATTGACGATCTGGAAGGCTAACTTTCGGGTAGATTTGGATCCCATTTGACAGTCCACCTGTCAAAATTGGTGACATATCTCAACTGTATGGCCCCCATGTATGGGAATTTTCCCTTCCATTTTTTCAATGGTTTCTGCTGAGTTCGTGTTAACTCCTTTCTAATATTTTTCAGACTTTTCTAAACTCTATTACTATACAGGGATATCTGTTCAGCCTGAAGTTTTGATTattgctgatgatgatgatgtataTTACTTATCCACCAAATTCGGGCCCCAACTGAGCTACCATGCACTAAATATTAAGGGCATAATGGAATCAATTCCAGGTGTGTGGCTAGAAGCCAACTCCTTACAatattgatttattgttataTTACATAGGATTATTATACTTAATATCACTTCATTAATGCAATAcaggaaatcaaaagaaaagtcTACCTCTCCACTTGTGTTTTTTGTTCCTGACTTTATGCCTTAATTACAATcatcaattccaatttcataATTGACCTAAAATAATTGGAATTCAGGTTGGAAATGCCCAATCCTAAGTACTGTAAAACTATAATgataaattgaaataaaaacaaaatagaattattagttatatttgttttattttgtgggAGCCTGGTTCTTACATGCCCACTTTAGATGCCAACAATTGGCATATGGCACATTAGATGGGGTCCAAATTTTTGGACAGGTAGACCCCTTTGTCCACAGTTCACATGTCAAGTCTTAGTCTTAACAGGGTTTGCCTCATCAAAAAATTGAGCTTTGAAAATCCAGGGTTATGGATCCACCACAGTGGTCGGAGTATCGTAGGTGTGCATGGACATAAAAATGAGGGTGTTAGATTGAATTAggctctgaaatttgacacatgaccATTCCAGACCATGAGCTCTTAATCAAACAGTCAGAATAAGCACATCATCACCTATCCACATGGCATTATTTAAAGTGGACATGTAGGAAAGGTTCCTACCACAGCCATGGAGGATCAttctcccttattttattattcaaagTTATTGACAATTGTTAAATATATTTAGTTTAGATTAAgtatttatatttattagaaTTTCAAGTACTTGTCTGGTCCCTTTAGAAATGATTCAGCTTTCAGGTcttaataattatttttgtttgttcGGAAGTCAATTTCCTCCCCCTCACTTAAATTcttgtgtgcatgtgtgtgtgtgtgtgtgtgtgtgtgtgatggaGCTGATGGATTTAGTTTGATCCAGTGGCTAAATTGCAGGGCAACCTTGAGTTTGGTGGCATGTGTTTGGCAGTAATACGTTACTCATGTTCAATCTGACTTGGGTTTTAGATGTGAGTATAGGGTCTTCTCCTAAGACATTAAGATTTATTAACTCAACAATATGTCGAGAATAATTCATTTGAAAATGAACCCACTGTAAACTATACTAGGTAAACAATGTAGGACTGTAAATGGTCAAATATGAAAGCTGATATAGGTGATTCCATATTTATATATGTTTAAATATATGGATATCAACCAAGATATTAATTATCCTACTACAAATGGGACAGAAATACCTACTCATGTCTCTGTCATCTCAACTTACGGTACCATTTTGGGGTTAATACTAGACACATGCACAATCCTTACAAAGTATATTTTCcgtatatatataaaaaattgtaatttcaaaaaattaaaaatcttttttgggtgaataaacaaTTTGACATTGTAGATTGGAGACACCTTAAATCCTCTTTATATGTTTGACATTGTAGATTGGAGAAGTGTATATTTGTTTACATATATGGTCTGATTAAATTGAATATTCAATTATCTAGATCCAATTCAGTTATATAGAATATGGATAATTGCCGATCTATTGACTGCCCTAAACAATGGATATCTTGTGTAATATATCAAAAACATGCACTCTGTTATTAAAAGTGGACCTGATTAAAGGTCCAGAGATGACTGAGAGGCCATATACCAAACCATAAGCAGCCATAATAACAGTCATTTGCTAAAAAGAAATATTGATCCCCTTCTTTGTATGTAACATTTGATTTAAGTGAATTTTAACTatgcaagaaaaaggaaatataagGGGTTGCAAGGTTCCAAAGAGACCCTACATAAGATATACTGTTGGTTGCTGGACTTGTGAATGTACTATTTCTTTATACTAGATTAAATGTAGATGTAATTATACTTATCCTATTGAACCTATATGGAGTATCCTAGTAGTCCACAACACAAACACTCAAAACAACTGAAGATTTGTATGTATTTATTTACAATTGCACGACATGAATATTGTTCATTTGTATTGTTACTGCAGGTTGATGTAAAGCGAGCAGCAAGGCCAAAAGCataaactcaattttttttgtattagtttAGAAATAAGAATGCTCATTATGTTAAATCAATTTATGTACAAACCCAAATTTATATGAATCAAGGGGCACAAACTAATTCGTAAATCAAAGCAGAATTACTGAACTATAAAATACAGTGAAATTTCAAGTGACATGAATTCTCTGTTATcttgatttaaatttttattgggAGAAAATAGTTGAAcaaaaaatggtgaaaaaaaaaaaccatggctCTATATGGAATTGCTAGCTAATCCTGTTTAGTTGGGGAAAAAAAGGCTTTGTTAAATAATGTGAGAAATTTTTTGAACAAAACcggtttattttaatttaatatccAATTATTAGAAAGTAGTTGCAATGAAACAACGCCAGTGGATTGATGCTTACTCTTGATTGTAGGAAAACCTCTTGACGTAGATGATAAATTAGTGGGAGTGAGATGGACTAACCACTATCCAGTCATTAATATTTGTTGCACCATTCAACGATGTTGAAAGTGATCCTTGTATATGCTTCATAATAGAtcctttttcgtttttttttttttagctaaacaTATACAAAATAAGGAAGAGTTGAGGCCAAATGTAGAATCTGTTGATAGTTTCTCCGCCTTAGCTTTCCAAGCCTGTCAATCTACATGGTTGTGTGAGTTTTAACACTCCTCAACTACCCACTGTGCTAGAGGCAGTAGTTCTCTACAAATGCTATATTACTCCTACTAATTTAATCTAACCTACAGTTGGTAAAACTCTTATAGAGAACAATACAAATCAAAGAGGAAAGGAAATAATTTCTGGTCCCAGTCATCAAATGTATCTGAATTTAGAAAGTTCACAGCCTCCAAGCAGTCTGAAAGCACCAAAGTGCGAGATAGTTTT encodes:
- the LOC122064107 gene encoding putative hydrolase C777.06c gives rise to the protein METDLTDNGCRTKSQSRDDHHGSSALIFLGTGCSSMVPNAMCLIQPTDSPCSVCTQALTIPPECNPNYRCNTSLLIDYCHGDREHKYILIDVGKTFREQVIRWFTCHKIPQVDSIILTHEHADAVLGLDDIRAVQPFSPTNDIDPTPIYLTQFSMDSIAVKFPYLVQKKLKEGQEIRRVTQLDWKIIEGDCDKPFVASGLQFVPLPVMHGEDYVSLGFLFGKKYRVAYVSDVSRFPPSTEYVISKSGAGQLDLLILDTLYKKGSHNTHLCLPQTLDAVKRICPKRALFIGMTHEFDHQKDNEALMEWSRREGIPVQLARDGLRIPIEL